ACGGGCGCGCGAGCGTCGTCGGCGCGGTGCCGTGCGGGTACGTGTTCGTGGACGGCTCGAGCGTCGGCCACATCACCGAGACCGACCTCAAGGACCGCCGGATCCTCGCCGACGAGGGGTTCATCTCGATCTTCGCGGTCGTCAGCTCCACGGACGGCAAGGTCCTCGCGACGCCGACCATCCAGGCGCGCGGGTTCGCCGAGGACGACGCGGTGTTCGACACGATCCTCCCGGACGTCGTGGCGGCGCTCGAGGACGCGACGCGCTCCGGCGCGGTCGACACGCAGCAGCTCCAGCAGGTCGTGCGGCGCGTCGTGGGACGCTGGGTCTCGAACCGGCTCCGCCGCCGGCCGATGATCATCCCGGTGGTCGTCGAGGCCTGATCCCGGCCCGCACCGCCCCTGACCGGCGCACCTGTCGTGACAGGTGCGCCGGTCAGGTGCTGCTAGCCTGCCGCGGTGCTGAACGAGGTGGCTGCTGCGCGGCCGGTGGTGCGGCGTGCGCGGGTGCGGGGGGCGTTGACGTTCCTGCCGAGCATCCAGGCGTTGCGGGCTGTGGCGGTGTCGTTGGTGGTGGTGTTCCACCTGTGGCCGTCGCGGTTGACGGGTGGCTATGTCGGTGTGGACGTGTTCTTCGTGATCTCGGGGTTCTTGATCACCGATCACCTGCTGCGTTCGGCGGAGCGTGGGGGCGGGATCCGGTTGGGTCCGTTCTACGCGCGTCGGGTGCGTCGTCTGCTGCCGGCGGCGTTGCTCGTGCTGCTGGTGACGGCGGTGGCGACGGTGGTGGTGGTGCCGCGCAGCTTGTGGGGGCAGTTCCTGACGGGTGTGGCGGCGAGTGCGGTGTATGCGGGGAACTGGTTGTTCGCGGCGCGGTCGGTGGACTACTTCGCGGCGGACAACGCGGACTCGCCGGTGCAGCACTACTGGTCGTTGGGGGTGGAGGAGCAGTTCTACCTGGTGTGGCCGTTGTTGCTGCTGGTGCTGCTGGCGGTGGCGGCGCGGGTGGGTGTGGCGGGTCGGCGGGTGGTGCTGGCCGGTCTGGTGCTGCTGGGGTCGGTGTCGTTCGTGGTGTCGGTGTGGTGGACGGCGGCCGATCAGGTGGTGGCGTACTACGCGACGCCGACGCACGTGTGGGAGTTCGTGGCCGGTGGCCTGGTCGCGGTGCTGGGGCTGGGTGCGCGGCGGGCGGCGCGTCCGGTGCTGGCGGGTGTGGCGATGGTGGCCGGGGTGGGTCTGGTCGTGGGGTCGGCGGTGGTGCTGGACGGTGCGACGGCGTTCCCGGGGTGGGTGGCGGTGGTGCCGGTGGTCGGTGCGGTGCTGGTGATCGCGTTCGGGTATCCGCAGGGGTCGGTGGTGGCGCGGGTGGTGGAGCTGGCGCCGGTGCAGCTGGTCGGGCGGATCTCCTACGCGTTGTACCTGTGGCACTGGCCGGTGGTGGTGCTGGCGCCGTACGTGCTGGGTCGTCCGTTGTGGTGGGCGGAGAAGCTGGTGGTGCTCGCGGGGCTGGTGCCGTTGGCGTGGGCGACGACGCGGTGGGTGGAGGACCCGGTGCGGCGGTGGTCGCCGCGGGGGTGGCGGTCGGGTCGGGTGGTGCTGGCCGGTGTGGGGGCCAGTGCGGTGCTGGCCGGCGCGGTCCTGGCACCGGTGGCCGTCACCGACGCCCAGGTCGAACGCCACGGTTCGAGCCTGGCCGGCGTGGTGGACCGGGCGGTCGCGGGCGACGAGCCCTGCTTCGGCGCCGCAGCTGCGCTGCCCGGGGCGTCCTGCCCGGGCAGCCACACCGTCCGGGACGACTACGGGCCGGTGGAGGCCGCCGCCGACACCCAGGAGGACTTCCTCGGCATCCGCGCCGAGCGTGACGACCGGTTCCGCCGGACCTGCGCCGTCGTCCCGGGGCTCGTCGTCGAGCGCTGCGACGTCGGGCGCGACACCGGCGGGGGAGTCGTCGTGGTGGTCGGGGACTCGCACGCGAACCACCTCATGGCGCCCGTCGTCTCCCTCGCGGCCGACCGGGGGATGGCAGTCGTCGAGGTGTTCCTGACCTCGTGCCGCCCCGTCCTGCCGCAGTTCGACTCGCCGGTCGCACGCGAGCACGAGGAGCCGTGCACCACCTGGAAGTCGCAGGTGTTCGACTACGTGGCGGGCCTCGACGCCTCGGTGGTCATCACCTCGGGCGCGGCGCAGGGCTACCGAGGCCTCGGCGAGGAGGTGGACGCGCAGATCGTCTCCGCCTACCGCGCGACGTGGCAGCAGTGGCTCGACGCCGGACACCGCCTGCTGGTCGTCAGCGACGTCCCGCTGTGGGACGTCTCCGTCCCTGAGTGCGTGGAGGCGTCGGGACCGTCCGACGACCCGTGCACGCGGCCGCGCGACCAGCTCGTCGGCCCGGACCTGGCGATGGTCGCCGCGCAGGGCGTGCAGGACCCGCGGCTGGAGGCGCTCGACCTCTACGACGCGTTCTGCGACCCGGACACCTGCCACTCGGTCGTCGGGGGGGTCGTCACCCACAAGGACACCAACCACATGACCCCGACCTTCGCGGCCACGCTCGCGCCGAGGATCTCCGCCGCGATGGCCGACCTCGGCGCGTTCTGAGCCCGCGGCCGGGGTCCGACGAGGGCCACGCCGAGGCGCCTGCCGCGCCGGACGCCCCGGCGCGGCTACCGTGAGGAACATGGCCGCACGTCCGTCCTCCACCGCCACCCGTGCGGCTGCGCCGTCGTCGCGCGCCCGCGCCGCGGCGCCGGCGGGGCGCTCGTCCGGCTCGCGCGGCCCCGCGCCCGCCCCCCGACCCGCGCTGCCGGTCCGGATGGTCCGGGGGATCTGGATGGGGTGCGCGCACGTCGTCGGCGGCGCGGCGCGGCGCATCGGCCACGGTGCCCGCGACCTCGACCCGGCGCTGCGGCGCGACGGCGCGGCGTTCTTCCTGCTCGCGCTCGCGATCGTCGTCGCGGCGCGCGAGTGGTGGGGGCTCGACGGCATGGCCGGCGACGCGGTGCACGTCGTCGTCGCGGGCACGTTCGGGCGCGTCGCGGCTGCGGTCCCGGTGGTGCTCGTCGGCATCGCGGTGCGGCTCATGCGGCACCCCGACCGCAACCAGGCGAACTCGCGCATCACGATCGGCCTGACCGCGATCACGCTGGCCGCCTGCGGGCTGGTGCACGTCCAGCAGGGCCTGCCGGCCCCGTCGGGCGGGTTCGAGGCGGTCCGGGACGCGGGCGGCATCGTCGGCTACCTGGTCGGCACGCCCCTGGTCAGCCTCGTGACCGCGTGGGCGACCGTGCCGCTGCTGGTCCTGCTCGCGTTCTTCGGGGTGCTGGTCGTGACGGCGACCCCGGTGAACCAGATCGGGCCGCGGCTGCGGGCGCTGTACGACCGCCTCACGGGCAACCACCGCGACGAGGAGCCCGAGGACGACGACGCGCCCCTGGTGATCAACGCCGGCCACACGGCGGTCGAGGAGCCGGAGAAGCCGACCCGCCGCGGGCTGCTCGGGAGGCTGCGGCGTGCCGCCGCCGCGCCCGTCCCGGACGACGGCCGCCTGGACGGCTACGTGGGCGACGAGGCGTTCGAGCGCGCGGCCTACGTCGAGGCGCGCCGCCGCGAGGAGGAGGCGACCGCCGTCCTCGACCCGGACGAGCTCGACGCGCCGGACGCCGGCCCGGCGGCGGCCGGTGCCCCGGTCGCGCCCGGGACCGCCCCGACCCAGGCCGTCACGGCGGTGTCCACCGCGCACGAGCCCGTGCCGCCGCCGCCGACGGGCGTGCCCCGCGGCGAGCAGCCGATGCTCGGCGGCGACGTGCTCTACACGCTCCCGTCGGAGGACTCCCTCGCGAAGGGCGCGCCGCACAAGGTCCGCTCCGCCGCGAACGACCGCGTGGTCGAGGCGCTGACGAGCGTCCTGGAGAACTTCGAGATCGACGCGCAGGTCACCGGCTTCACGCGCGGGCCGACCGTCACGCGGTACGAGGTCGAGCTCGGCAAGGGCGTCAAGGTCGAGCGGGTCACGGCGCTCAGCAAGAACATCGCGTACGCCGTGGCGTCCGCGGACGTGCGCATCCTGTCGCCGATCCCCGGCAAGTCCGCCATCGGCATCGAGATCCCCAACACCGACCGCGAGACCGTGTCGCTCGGTGACGTGCTCCGGTCGAGCGCGGCCCGGCGCTCCGAGCACCCGATGGTCATCGGCGTCGGCAAGGACGTCGAGGGCGGCTACGTCACGGCGAACCTCGCGAAGATGCCGCACCTGCTGGTCGCGGGCGCGACCGGCGCGGGCAAGTCGTCCTTCGTCAACTCCATGATCGTGTCGATCCTCATGCGGTCCACGCCGGACCAGGTGCGCATGGTGCTCGTCGACCCGAAGCGCGTCGAGCTCACGATCTACGAGGGCATCCCGCACCTCATCACCCCGATCATCACCAACCCGAAGAAGGCCGCCGAGGCCCTCGAATGGGTGGTCCGGGAGATGGAGGCGCGGTACGACGACCTCGCGATGTTCGGGTTCAAGCACATCGACGACTTCAACGTCGCGGTGAAGGCCGGCAAGGTGAAGCCGCTGCCCGGCTCCGAGCGCAAGATCGCGCCGTACCCGTACCTGCTCGTGATCGTCGACGAGCTCGCGGACCTCATGATGGTGGCCCCGCGGGACGTCGAGGCGTCGATCCAGCGGATCACCCAGCTCGCGCGTGCCGCCGGCATCCACCTGGTGCTCGCCACGCAGCGCCCGTCGGTCGACGTGGTCACGGGCCTCATCAAGGCGAACGTGCCGTCCCGGCTCGCGTTCGCCACGTCGTCGCTCACCGACTCCCGTGTCGTCCTGGACCAGCCGGGCGCCGAGAAGCTCATCGGGCAGGGTGACGCGCTGTTCCTCCCCATGGGCGCCGCCAAGCCGATGCGCACGCAGGGCGCCTGGGTCTCGGAGTCGGAGATCCACGCGGTCGTCGAGCACGTGAAGCAGCAGCTCAAGCCCGTGTACCGCGAGGACGTCGCGGCGGCGCCCGCCAAGAAGCAGGTCGACGAGGACATCGGCGACGACCTCGACCTGCTGCTGCAGGCCGCGGAGCTGGTCGTCACGACGCAGTTCGGGTCGACGTCGATGCTGCAGCGCAAGCTCCGCGTCGGGTTCGCCAAGGCGGGCCGCCTCATGGACCTGCTCGAGTCGCGGGAGATCGTCGGCCCGTCCGAGGGCTCGAAGGCGCGCGAGGTGCTCGTGACGCCCGACGACCTGCCCGGCACGCTGGCGATGCTCCGCGGCGAGCCCGGCGGTGAGGCCGCCGGGGAGGGCGACCGGTACGCGGCGCCCGACGGCCGGATGCCGGGGGAGCCCCCGGAGGCCGTCGACTACTTCGACGACGCCGACGACCTGCGCTGACCCGCGCGCCGGGGCGGTGCGCTCGGAGGCAGGGGACCGCTGCCCGTAGGCTGTCGGGGTGAGCCGCCCTTCGCCGTGGAACGT
This is a stretch of genomic DNA from Cellulomonas sp. ES6. It encodes these proteins:
- a CDS encoding DNA translocase FtsK, whose translation is MVRGIWMGCAHVVGGAARRIGHGARDLDPALRRDGAAFFLLALAIVVAAREWWGLDGMAGDAVHVVVAGTFGRVAAAVPVVLVGIAVRLMRHPDRNQANSRITIGLTAITLAACGLVHVQQGLPAPSGGFEAVRDAGGIVGYLVGTPLVSLVTAWATVPLLVLLAFFGVLVVTATPVNQIGPRLRALYDRLTGNHRDEEPEDDDAPLVINAGHTAVEEPEKPTRRGLLGRLRRAAAAPVPDDGRLDGYVGDEAFERAAYVEARRREEEATAVLDPDELDAPDAGPAAAGAPVAPGTAPTQAVTAVSTAHEPVPPPPTGVPRGEQPMLGGDVLYTLPSEDSLAKGAPHKVRSAANDRVVEALTSVLENFEIDAQVTGFTRGPTVTRYEVELGKGVKVERVTALSKNIAYAVASADVRILSPIPGKSAIGIEIPNTDRETVSLGDVLRSSAARRSEHPMVIGVGKDVEGGYVTANLAKMPHLLVAGATGAGKSSFVNSMIVSILMRSTPDQVRMVLVDPKRVELTIYEGIPHLITPIITNPKKAAEALEWVVREMEARYDDLAMFGFKHIDDFNVAVKAGKVKPLPGSERKIAPYPYLLVIVDELADLMMVAPRDVEASIQRITQLARAAGIHLVLATQRPSVDVVTGLIKANVPSRLAFATSSLTDSRVVLDQPGAEKLIGQGDALFLPMGAAKPMRTQGAWVSESEIHAVVEHVKQQLKPVYREDVAAAPAKKQVDEDIGDDLDLLLQAAELVVTTQFGSTSMLQRKLRVGFAKAGRLMDLLESREIVGPSEGSKAREVLVTPDDLPGTLAMLRGEPGGEAAGEGDRYAAPDGRMPGEPPEAVDYFDDADDLR
- a CDS encoding acyltransferase family protein, yielding MLNEVAAARPVVRRARVRGALTFLPSIQALRAVAVSLVVVFHLWPSRLTGGYVGVDVFFVISGFLITDHLLRSAERGGGIRLGPFYARRVRRLLPAALLVLLVTAVATVVVVPRSLWGQFLTGVAASAVYAGNWLFAARSVDYFAADNADSPVQHYWSLGVEEQFYLVWPLLLLVLLAVAARVGVAGRRVVLAGLVLLGSVSFVVSVWWTAADQVVAYYATPTHVWEFVAGGLVAVLGLGARRAARPVLAGVAMVAGVGLVVGSAVVLDGATAFPGWVAVVPVVGAVLVIAFGYPQGSVVARVVELAPVQLVGRISYALYLWHWPVVVLAPYVLGRPLWWAEKLVVLAGLVPLAWATTRWVEDPVRRWSPRGWRSGRVVLAGVGASAVLAGAVLAPVAVTDAQVERHGSSLAGVVDRAVAGDEPCFGAAAALPGASCPGSHTVRDDYGPVEAAADTQEDFLGIRAERDDRFRRTCAVVPGLVVERCDVGRDTGGGVVVVVGDSHANHLMAPVVSLAADRGMAVVEVFLTSCRPVLPQFDSPVAREHEEPCTTWKSQVFDYVAGLDASVVITSGAAQGYRGLGEEVDAQIVSAYRATWQQWLDAGHRLLVVSDVPLWDVSVPECVEASGPSDDPCTRPRDQLVGPDLAMVAAQGVQDPRLEALDLYDAFCDPDTCHSVVGGVVTHKDTNHMTPTFAATLAPRISAAMADLGAF